A region of Fibrobacter succinogenes subsp. succinogenes S85 DNA encodes the following proteins:
- a CDS encoding Ig-like domain-containing protein — translation MGIKTNNGWGEVIAGTAAKDSDKDGMPDYFEEAMGYDVNKDDAMTKESDGYVRIEKYINWLGASHMHITDESSRNFDLRTITCGFQSVKPTYSVSAAENGTVELLADGYTARFTPKANFKGLASFKYIVKGDDKTEYTGRVEVLVEKGAADESTVTDPSDTPESSTTRIVEKLRLRGNSEAVKIFDMNGNYMETSTSNLPQGHYIVRQNIQGRVVNFLYNKN, via the coding sequence ATGGGCATCAAAACGAACAACGGCTGGGGCGAAGTGATTGCAGGGACTGCCGCGAAGGATTCCGATAAGGACGGCATGCCCGATTACTTTGAAGAAGCTATGGGCTACGATGTCAATAAAGATGACGCAATGACCAAGGAAAGCGATGGTTATGTGCGTATCGAAAAGTACATCAACTGGCTCGGGGCTTCGCATATGCACATTACGGACGAATCTTCACGCAATTTTGACTTGCGTACTATTACGTGTGGATTCCAGTCGGTCAAACCGACTTACAGCGTATCTGCTGCAGAGAATGGAACGGTTGAATTGCTTGCAGATGGCTACACGGCTCGCTTTACGCCGAAGGCAAATTTTAAAGGCTTGGCTTCGTTCAAGTACATAGTCAAAGGCGACGATAAAACTGAATATACGGGCCGCGTTGAAGTGCTTGTGGAAAAGGGCGCTGCAGACGAGTCAACTGTGACGGATCCTTCAGATACACCGGAATCAAGTACGACGCGGATTGTTGAAAAACTCCGCTTGCGTGGAAATTCCGAGGCCGTGAAAATTTTCGATATGAATGGCAATTATATGGAAACTTCGACGTCTAATTTACCGCAGGGGCACTATATCGTTCGCCAAAATATTCAGGGCAGAGTCGTTAATTTCTTGTATAATAAAAATTGA
- a CDS encoding DUF4423 domain-containing protein — protein sequence MRPHITAEEAKKSVQLLEECELIKKDKSGKYVLTENSITTGDRTSKLALRGYHQHCLKLAADSIDRDPPGSRHISGLTLGISQEGYERIVERINAFRKEIALIAEEDQNSDKVFQLEFAMFPVGGK from the coding sequence GTGCGCCCGCACATCACCGCCGAAGAAGCGAAAAAGTCGGTGCAGTTGCTCGAAGAATGCGAACTGATTAAAAAAGATAAAAGCGGAAAATACGTGCTGACGGAGAATTCCATCACCACGGGTGACCGCACGTCGAAACTCGCGCTCCGCGGCTACCACCAGCATTGCCTAAAGCTCGCCGCCGATTCCATCGACCGCGACCCGCCCGGCAGCCGCCACATTTCAGGACTCACGCTCGGCATCAGCCAAGAAGGCTACGAACGCATCGTGGAACGCATCAACGCCTTCCGCAAGGAAATCGCGCTCATCGCCGAAGAAGACCAAAATAGCGACAAAGTCTTTCAGCTAGAGTTTGCGATGTTCCCCGTCGGCGGGAAGTAA
- the ilvC gene encoding ketol-acid reductoisomerase, producing MNYFNSIPMRRQLEEIGHCRFMEHSEFSRGVEALKGKKIVFVGCGAQGLHQGLDLRDSGLDVSYTLRKEAIEQKRQSWKNATENGFKVGTYEEMIPDADLVCNLTPDKQHHNVIPAIMKLMKKGAALSYSHGFNIVEEGQEIRKDITVIMVAPKGPGSEVRSEYLRGFGMPCLIAVHPENDPEGKGWDYAKAYAAGLHADRPGVLESSFVAEVKSDLMGEQTILCGMLQTGTILCYDKMVKEFGIDKAYAVKLLQYGWETISEALKHGGITNMMDRLSNPAKIRATELAEKMKKIMKPLYQEHQDNIISGKFSSTMMVDWEAGDKDLLKWRGETGELEFEKVAATDKQITEQEYFDRGVLMTAMIKAGVELAFETMCSVGIKPMSAYYESLHETPLIANLIARKKLFEMNRVISDTAEYGCYLFANKCVPLLADFMKNEVKKGDIGDIFNEGNTNAVDNEELIKVNKNIRQHPVEEVGAWLRDRMSGMTRVV from the coding sequence GTTTCATGGAACATTCTGAATTCAGCCGTGGTGTTGAAGCCCTCAAGGGTAAGAAGATTGTGTTCGTCGGTTGCGGTGCTCAGGGTCTCCATCAGGGTCTCGACCTTCGCGATAGCGGTTTGGATGTTTCCTACACGCTCCGCAAGGAAGCCATCGAACAGAAGCGCCAGTCCTGGAAGAACGCTACTGAAAACGGCTTCAAGGTCGGTACTTATGAAGAAATGATTCCGGATGCAGACCTCGTTTGCAACCTCACACCGGATAAGCAGCACCACAACGTGATCCCGGCTATCATGAAGCTCATGAAGAAGGGCGCAGCTCTTTCTTACAGCCATGGCTTCAACATCGTCGAAGAAGGCCAGGAAATCCGCAAGGACATCACTGTGATCATGGTCGCTCCGAAGGGACCGGGTTCCGAAGTTCGTTCTGAATACCTCCGTGGTTTCGGCATGCCGTGCCTTATCGCTGTCCACCCGGAAAACGACCCTGAAGGCAAGGGCTGGGACTATGCCAAGGCTTACGCTGCTGGTCTCCACGCTGACCGTCCGGGCGTTCTCGAAAGCTCTTTCGTCGCCGAAGTGAAGTCTGACCTCATGGGCGAACAGACCATCCTTTGCGGTATGCTCCAGACCGGTACGATCCTTTGCTACGACAAGATGGTGAAGGAATTCGGTATCGATAAGGCTTACGCTGTGAAGCTCCTCCAGTACGGCTGGGAAACGATTTCCGAAGCCCTCAAACATGGTGGTATCACGAACATGATGGACCGTCTCTCCAACCCGGCTAAGATCCGCGCAACGGAACTTGCTGAAAAGATGAAGAAGATCATGAAGCCGCTCTACCAGGAACATCAGGACAACATCATCTCTGGCAAGTTCTCCAGCACGATGATGGTCGACTGGGAAGCTGGCGACAAGGACCTCCTCAAGTGGCGTGGCGAAACCGGCGAACTCGAATTCGAAAAGGTTGCCGCAACTGACAAGCAGATTACCGAACAGGAATACTTCGACCGTGGCGTTCTCATGACCGCTATGATCAAGGCCGGTGTGGAACTCGCATTCGAAACCATGTGCTCTGTGGGCATCAAGCCGATGAGCGCTTACTACGAATCCCTCCACGAAACTCCGCTCATTGCAAACCTCATCGCTCGTAAGAAGCTGTTCGAAATGAACCGCGTCATCAGCGATACCGCAGAATACGGCTGCTACCTCTTTGCTAACAAGTGCGTTCCTCTCCTCGCTGACTTCATGAAGAACGAAGTCAAGAAGGGCGACATTGGCGATATCTTCAACGAAGGCAATACCAACGCTGTCGATAACGAAGAACTCATCAAGGTTAACAAGAACATCCGTCAACATCCGGTGGAAGAAGTCGGTGCTTGGCTGCGTGACCGCATGAGCGGCATGACCCGCGTCGTGTAA